One genomic region from Mauremys reevesii isolate NIE-2019 linkage group 7, ASM1616193v1, whole genome shotgun sequence encodes:
- the PYROXD2 gene encoding pyridine nucleotide-disulfide oxidoreductase domain-containing protein 2 — protein sequence MAARRGLGSCSLQGRRLADAGARGRLQREYDAVVIGGGHNGLVAAAYLQKSGVRTAVLERRHLLGGSAVTEEIVPGFKFSRASYLLSLLRPQISTELELQRHGLRVYARDPYSFTPMLEAGQAQRSLLLGHDMAETQRQIAQFSSKDAQAYPKYEAFLSRLVSALDPLLDAAPLDAAAWSQGPLLQRLRALRGLQPLLRAGLVLGKQLPQSYQVLTAPVTRILDLWFESEPLKATLATDAVIGAMASPHTPGSGYVLLHHVMGELEGRKGAWGYVAGGMGGVSQAIASAAAAHGADLFTEKPVARVLLGPRGDAQGVVLQDGTEVKSKLVLSNASAQLTFLQLVPPEQLPEEFLQHVAQLDTRSPVTKINVAVDRLPSFLAAPNAGDGRPLPHHQCSIHLNCENTCILHRAFQEASSGEPSSRPMIELCIPSALDPTLAPLGCHVVSLFTQYTPYALAGGRPWDEQEQNAYADRVFDWVEAYAPGFKASVVGRDILTPPALQKIFGLPGGNIFHGAMSLDQLYFARPVPSYSGYRSPVPGLYLCGSGAHPGGGVMGAAGRNAASVALEDFKRGTRLAQGKGWWLS from the exons ATGGCAGCCAGACgcgggctgggcagctgcagcctgcagggccGGAGGCTGGCTGACGCCGGGGCCAGGGGCCGGCTGCAGCGGGAGTACGACGCCGTGGTGATAGGGGGAG GGCACAATGGGCTGGTTGCA GCTGCCTACCTGCAGAAGTCGGGCGTGCGGACAGCCGTGCTGGAGAGGCGTCACCTGCTGGGAGGTTCCGCGGTCACAGAGGAGATTGTCCCAG GCTTTAAGTTCTCCAGAGCGTCCtacctgctcagcctgctgcggCCGCAGATCTCCACAGAGCTGGAGCTGCAG AGGCACGGTCTGAGGGTGTACGCCCGCGACCCCTACTCCTTCACCCCCATGCTGGAGGCTGGACAAGCCCAGCGCTCGCTCCTGCTGGGCCACGACATGGCGGAGACCCAGCGGCAGATCGCTCAGTTCTCCTCCAAGGATGCACAG GCCTATCCAAAGTACGAGGCGTTCCTGAGCCGCTTGGTGTCGGCCCTTGACCCACTGCTGGACGCCGCACCGCTGGacgctgctgcctggagccagggccccCTGCTCCAGCGGCTCCGCGCCCTGCGaggcctgcagcccctgctgcggGCGG GCCTGgtgctggggaagcagctgcccCAGTCTTACCAAGTGCTCACAGCCCCCGTCACCAGG aTCTTGGATCTCTGGTTCGAGTCGGAGCCCTTGAAAGCGACCCTGGCTACGGATGCAGTGATCGGCGCCATGGCCAGTCCCCACACGCCCGGCAGCGg GTATGTGCTGCTGCACCATGTGATGGGCGAGCTGGAGGGGCGGAAGGGGGCCTGGGGCTACGTGGCAGGCGGCATGGGAGGGGTGTCCCAGGCCATCGCCAGCGCAGCCGCTGCCCACGGGGCCGACCTCTTCACCGAGAAG CCGGTCGCCCGCGTGCTGCTGGGCCCCCGCGGGGACGCGCAGGGTGTCGTCCTGCAGGACGGGACCGAGGTGAAGAGCAAACTGGTTCTGTCCAACGCGTCTGCTCAGCTCACATTCCTGCAGCTCGTTCCCCCG GAGCAGCTGCCGGAGGAGTTCCTCCAGCACGTGGCCCAGCTCGACACGCGCTCCCCCGTCACCAAGATCAACG TGGCTGTGGATCGGCTGCCCAGCTTCCTGGCTGCACCCAATGCCGGTGATGGCCGCCCGCTGCCCCATCACCAGTGCTCCATCCACCTGAACTGCGAGAACACGTGCATCCTCCACCGCGCCTTCCAGGAGGCCAGCAGTGGGGAGCCTTCCTCCAG GCCCATGATTGAGCTGTGCATCCCCTCGGCTCTGGACCCCACGCTGGCTCCCCTGGGCTGCCACGTGGTCTCTCTCTTCACGCAGTACACCCCCTACGCGCTGGCTGGCGGGCGGCCGTGGGACGAGCAGGAGCAGAATGCTTACGCCGACCGGG TGTTCGACTGGGTCGAGGCCTACGCGCCAGGCTTCAAGGCGTCCGTCGTCGGCAGAGACATCCTGACGCCACCAGCTTTGCAGAAGATCTTTGGGCTGCCCGGAGGG AATATATTCCATGGCGCCATGTCTCTGGACCAGCTGTATTTTGCCCGCCCAGTGCCCTCGTACTCTGGCTACAGGTCCCCGGTCCCAGGCCTCTACCTCTGCGGCAGTGGCGCCCACCCCG GTGGGGGAGTGATGGGCGCTGCGGGACGCAATGCAGCCAGCGTGGCCCTGGAGGACTTCAAGCGAGGCACCCGCCTAGCCCAGGGAAAGGGATGGTGGCTGTCGTGA
- the LOXL4 gene encoding lysyl oxidase homolog 4 isoform X3, translating into MLAGPVPALLLLCLATPSWQQPPRIEVRLAGARSQAGEGRLEVLYDGQWGTVCDDDFDIHVASVACRELGFESAVTWAHSAKYGQGEGPVWLDNLRCAGTERSLAECHSNGWGVSDCHHGEDAGVVCSARHPPGPRALGPAPGLQGRRLEEVRLKLVLAWAKLSVPVSEGVVEVKHEGRWRQVCDAGWTRNNSRVVCGMLGFPQEKRLNTGFYRKLWNLKLKDPKSSLRSLSQKNAFWIHRVSCLGTEPHLSHCPVQVSPAARRRPACAHGMHAVASCVPGPEFQKAKAKPFRKGLRAEGPQVRLRAGAQVGEGRVEVLRHGQWGTVCDEKWDLLAASVVCRQLGYGTARQALAGAQLGQGLGPIHMTKVQCTGYERSLHECSFQDAAQSGCRHEADAAVRCNVPHMDYQSQETWYWQGSPEAGEVVMSGVHCTGTELSIQQCQRHGPVHCPAGGGRFSAGVSCTDTAPDLVLDAQLVQETGYLEERPLAMLYCAHEERCLSRSADHANWPDGHRRLLRFSSRIHNLGRADFRPQSGRHAWVWHQCHRHYHSIEVFTHYDLLTLNGSRVAEGHKASFCLEDTNCPPGLQRRFACANFGEQGVSAGCWDTYRHDIDCQWVDISDVGPGSYVLQVVVNPKHEVAESDFSNNVMRCQCKYDGHRVWLHGCRTGDQYGADAVRELEQQQRLATNLI; encoded by the exons ATGCTGGCCGGGCCCGTCcccgccctgctcctgctgtgcctAGCGacccccagctggcagcagccccCGCGGATTGAGGTGCGGCTGGCgggggccaggagccaggccggCGAGGGGCGGCTGGAGGTGCTGTACGACGGGCAGTGGGGGACCGTGTGCGACGACGACTTCGACATCCACGTGGCCAGCGTGgcctgcagggagctgggctttgaGTCGGCCGTGACGTGGGCCCACAGCGCCAAGTATGGCCAAGGGGAAG GCCCCGTCTGGCTGGATAACCTGCGCTGCGCCGGCACTGAGCGCTCCCTGGCCGAGTGCCACTCCAATGGCTGGGGCGTCAGTGACTGCCACCACGGAGAGGACGCCGGCGTCGTGTGCTCGGCTCGGCACCCGCCGGGCCCTCGcgccctgggcccagcccccgGCCTGCAG ggaaggaggctgGAGGAGGTGCGGCTCAAGCTGGTCCTGGCCTGGGCGAAGCTGAGTGTGCCCGTCAGTGAGGGCGTGGTGGAGGTGAAGCACGAGGGGCGCTGGAGGCAGGTGTGCGACGCCGGCTGGACCAGGAACAACAGCCGCGTGGTgtgtgggatgctgggcttcccccaggaGAAGCGGCTCAACACCGGCTTCTACAG GAAGCTCTGGAACCTGAAGTTGAAGGATCCCAAGTCCAG CCTGAGGAGCCTGAGCCAGAAGAACGCGTTCTGGATCCACCGGGTCAGCTGCCTGGGCACGGAGCCCCACCTGTCCCACTGCCCAGTGCAGGTGTCCCCTGCCGCCCGGCGCCGGCCCGCCTGCGCCCACGGCATGCACGCCGTCGCCAGCTGCGTCCCGGGCCCCGAGTTCCAGAAAGCCAAGGCCAAGCCGTTCCGCAAGGGCCTGCGGGCAGAG GGGCCCCAGGTGCGTCTCCGGGCTGGCGCCCAGGTGGGCGAGGGCCGGGTGGAGGTGCTGCGGCATGGCCAGTGGGGCACCGTGTGCGACGAGAAGTGGGACCTGCTCGCCGCCAGCGTGGTGTGTCGGCAGCTGGGCTACGGGACGGCCAGGCAGGCCCTGGCgggggcccagctgggccagG GCCTGGGTCCCATCCACATGACCAAGGTTCAGTGCACGGGCTACGAGCGCTCGCTCCACGAATGCAGCTTCCAGGATGCGGCGCAGAGCGGCTGCCGGCATGAGGCCGACGCTGCCGTCCGGTGCAACGTGCCCCACATGGACTATCAGAGCCAG gagaCCTGGTACTGGCAGGGCAGCCCGGAGGCGGGCGAGGTGGTGATGAGCGGCGTGCACTGCACAGGCACCGAGCTCAGCATCCAGCAATGCCAGCGCCACGGCCCCGTGCACTGCCCAGCCGGCGGCGGGCGCTTCTCTGCCGGGGTCAGCTGCACCGACA CCGCCCCGGACCTGGTGCTGGACGCGCAGCTGGTGCAGGAGACGGGCTACCTGGAGGAGCGGCCGCTCGCCATGCTGTACTGTGCCCACGAGGAGCGCTGCCTCTCGCGCTCGGCCGACCACGCCAACTGGCCCGACGGGCACCGGCGCCTGCTGCGCTTCTCCTCCCGGATCCACAACCTGGGCCGAGCCGACTTCCGGCCCCAGTCCGGCCGCCACGCCTGGGTCTGGCACCAGTGCCACAG GCACTACCACAGCATCGAGGTCTTCACCCACTACGACCTGCTGACGCTCAACGGCTCCAGGGTGGCCGAGGGGCACAAGGCCAGCTTCTGCCTCGAGGacaccaactgccccccag ggctgcagcggcgCTTTGCATGTGCCAACTTTGGGGAGCAGGGCGTGAGTGCGGGGTGCTGGGACACCTACCGGCACGACATCGACTGCCAGTGGGTCGACATCAGCGACGTGGGGCCCGGCAGCTACGTCCTGCAG gtgGTCGTGAACCCCAAGCACGAGGTGGCAGAGTCCGATTTCTCCAACAACGTCATGAGGTGCCAGTGCAAGTACGACGGGCACCGCGTCTGGCTGCACGGCTGCCGCACAG gtgACCAGTACGGCGCCGACGCAGTGCgagagctggagcagcagcagcgcctggCCACTAACCTCATCTGA
- the LOXL4 gene encoding lysyl oxidase homolog 4 isoform X1, whose protein sequence is MLAGPVPALLLLCLATPSWQQPPRIEVRLAGARSQAGEGRLEVLYDGQWGTVCDDDFDIHVASVACRELGFESAVTWAHSAKYGQGEGPVWLDNLRCAGTERSLAECHSNGWGVSDCHHGEDAGVVCSARHPPGPRALGPAPGLQGRRLEEVRLKLVLAWAKLSVPVSEGVVEVKHEGRWRQVCDAGWTRNNSRVVCGMLGFPQEKRLNTGFYRKLWNLKLKDPKSSLRSLSQKNAFWIHRVSCLGTEPHLSHCPVQVSPAARRRPACAHGMHAVASCVPGPEFQKAKAKPFRKGLRAEGPQVRLRAGAQVGEGRVEVLRHGQWGTVCDEKWDLLAASVVCRQLGYGTARQALAGAQLGQGLGPIHMTKVQCTGYERSLHECSFQDAAQSGCRHEADAAVRCNVPHMDYQSQVRLAGGRSPEEGVVEVLVPVGGALKWGAVCGERWGLNEAMVVCRQLGLGFASHALQETWYWQGSPEAGEVVMSGVHCTGTELSIQQCQRHGPVHCPAGGGRFSAGVSCTDTAPDLVLDAQLVQETGYLEERPLAMLYCAHEERCLSRSADHANWPDGHRRLLRFSSRIHNLGRADFRPQSGRHAWVWHQCHRHYHSIEVFTHYDLLTLNGSRVAEGHKASFCLEDTNCPPGLQRRFACANFGEQGVSAGCWDTYRHDIDCQWVDISDVGPGSYVLQVVVNPKHEVAESDFSNNVMRCQCKYDGHRVWLHGCRTGDQYGADAVRELEQQQRLATNLI, encoded by the exons ATGCTGGCCGGGCCCGTCcccgccctgctcctgctgtgcctAGCGacccccagctggcagcagccccCGCGGATTGAGGTGCGGCTGGCgggggccaggagccaggccggCGAGGGGCGGCTGGAGGTGCTGTACGACGGGCAGTGGGGGACCGTGTGCGACGACGACTTCGACATCCACGTGGCCAGCGTGgcctgcagggagctgggctttgaGTCGGCCGTGACGTGGGCCCACAGCGCCAAGTATGGCCAAGGGGAAG GCCCCGTCTGGCTGGATAACCTGCGCTGCGCCGGCACTGAGCGCTCCCTGGCCGAGTGCCACTCCAATGGCTGGGGCGTCAGTGACTGCCACCACGGAGAGGACGCCGGCGTCGTGTGCTCGGCTCGGCACCCGCCGGGCCCTCGcgccctgggcccagcccccgGCCTGCAG ggaaggaggctgGAGGAGGTGCGGCTCAAGCTGGTCCTGGCCTGGGCGAAGCTGAGTGTGCCCGTCAGTGAGGGCGTGGTGGAGGTGAAGCACGAGGGGCGCTGGAGGCAGGTGTGCGACGCCGGCTGGACCAGGAACAACAGCCGCGTGGTgtgtgggatgctgggcttcccccaggaGAAGCGGCTCAACACCGGCTTCTACAG GAAGCTCTGGAACCTGAAGTTGAAGGATCCCAAGTCCAG CCTGAGGAGCCTGAGCCAGAAGAACGCGTTCTGGATCCACCGGGTCAGCTGCCTGGGCACGGAGCCCCACCTGTCCCACTGCCCAGTGCAGGTGTCCCCTGCCGCCCGGCGCCGGCCCGCCTGCGCCCACGGCATGCACGCCGTCGCCAGCTGCGTCCCGGGCCCCGAGTTCCAGAAAGCCAAGGCCAAGCCGTTCCGCAAGGGCCTGCGGGCAGAG GGGCCCCAGGTGCGTCTCCGGGCTGGCGCCCAGGTGGGCGAGGGCCGGGTGGAGGTGCTGCGGCATGGCCAGTGGGGCACCGTGTGCGACGAGAAGTGGGACCTGCTCGCCGCCAGCGTGGTGTGTCGGCAGCTGGGCTACGGGACGGCCAGGCAGGCCCTGGCgggggcccagctgggccagG GCCTGGGTCCCATCCACATGACCAAGGTTCAGTGCACGGGCTACGAGCGCTCGCTCCACGAATGCAGCTTCCAGGATGCGGCGCAGAGCGGCTGCCGGCATGAGGCCGACGCTGCCGTCCGGTGCAACGTGCCCCACATGGACTATCAGAGCCAG gtgCGCCTGGCGGGGGGCCGCAGCCCCGAGGAGGGTGTGGTGGAAGTGCTGGTGCCGGTGGGGGGCGCCCTGAAGTGGGGCGCCGTGTGCGGCGAACGGTGGGGGCTGAACGAGGCCATGGTGGTCTGtaggcagctggggctgggcttcGCCAGCCACGCCCTCCAG gagaCCTGGTACTGGCAGGGCAGCCCGGAGGCGGGCGAGGTGGTGATGAGCGGCGTGCACTGCACAGGCACCGAGCTCAGCATCCAGCAATGCCAGCGCCACGGCCCCGTGCACTGCCCAGCCGGCGGCGGGCGCTTCTCTGCCGGGGTCAGCTGCACCGACA CCGCCCCGGACCTGGTGCTGGACGCGCAGCTGGTGCAGGAGACGGGCTACCTGGAGGAGCGGCCGCTCGCCATGCTGTACTGTGCCCACGAGGAGCGCTGCCTCTCGCGCTCGGCCGACCACGCCAACTGGCCCGACGGGCACCGGCGCCTGCTGCGCTTCTCCTCCCGGATCCACAACCTGGGCCGAGCCGACTTCCGGCCCCAGTCCGGCCGCCACGCCTGGGTCTGGCACCAGTGCCACAG GCACTACCACAGCATCGAGGTCTTCACCCACTACGACCTGCTGACGCTCAACGGCTCCAGGGTGGCCGAGGGGCACAAGGCCAGCTTCTGCCTCGAGGacaccaactgccccccag ggctgcagcggcgCTTTGCATGTGCCAACTTTGGGGAGCAGGGCGTGAGTGCGGGGTGCTGGGACACCTACCGGCACGACATCGACTGCCAGTGGGTCGACATCAGCGACGTGGGGCCCGGCAGCTACGTCCTGCAG gtgGTCGTGAACCCCAAGCACGAGGTGGCAGAGTCCGATTTCTCCAACAACGTCATGAGGTGCCAGTGCAAGTACGACGGGCACCGCGTCTGGCTGCACGGCTGCCGCACAG gtgACCAGTACGGCGCCGACGCAGTGCgagagctggagcagcagcagcgcctggCCACTAACCTCATCTGA
- the LOXL4 gene encoding lysyl oxidase homolog 4 isoform X2, whose protein sequence is MLAGPVPALLLLCLATPSWQQPPRIEVRLAGARSQAGEGRLEVLYDGQWGTVCDDDFDIHVASVACRELGFESAVTWAHSAKYGQGEGPVWLDNLRCAGTERSLAECHSNGWGVSDCHHGEDAGVVCSARHPPGPRALGPAPGLQGRRLEEVRLKLVLAWAKLSVPVSEGVVEVKHEGRWRQVCDAGWTRNNSRVVCGMLGFPQEKRLNTGFYRKLWNLKLKDPKSSLRSLSQKNAFWIHRVSCLGTEPHLSHCPVQVSPAARRRPACAHGMHAVASCVPGPEFQKAKAKPFRKGLRAEGPQVRLRAGAQVGEGRVEVLRHGQWGTVCDEKWDLLAASVVCRQLGYGTARQALAGAQLGQGLGPIHMTKVQCTGYERSLHECSFQDAAQSGCRHEADAAVRCNVPHMDYQSQVRLAGGRSPEEGVVEVLVPVGGALKWGAVCGERWGLNEAMVVCRQLGLGFASHALQTWYWQGSPEAGEVVMSGVHCTGTELSIQQCQRHGPVHCPAGGGRFSAGVSCTDTAPDLVLDAQLVQETGYLEERPLAMLYCAHEERCLSRSADHANWPDGHRRLLRFSSRIHNLGRADFRPQSGRHAWVWHQCHRHYHSIEVFTHYDLLTLNGSRVAEGHKASFCLEDTNCPPGLQRRFACANFGEQGVSAGCWDTYRHDIDCQWVDISDVGPGSYVLQVVVNPKHEVAESDFSNNVMRCQCKYDGHRVWLHGCRTGDQYGADAVRELEQQQRLATNLI, encoded by the exons ATGCTGGCCGGGCCCGTCcccgccctgctcctgctgtgcctAGCGacccccagctggcagcagccccCGCGGATTGAGGTGCGGCTGGCgggggccaggagccaggccggCGAGGGGCGGCTGGAGGTGCTGTACGACGGGCAGTGGGGGACCGTGTGCGACGACGACTTCGACATCCACGTGGCCAGCGTGgcctgcagggagctgggctttgaGTCGGCCGTGACGTGGGCCCACAGCGCCAAGTATGGCCAAGGGGAAG GCCCCGTCTGGCTGGATAACCTGCGCTGCGCCGGCACTGAGCGCTCCCTGGCCGAGTGCCACTCCAATGGCTGGGGCGTCAGTGACTGCCACCACGGAGAGGACGCCGGCGTCGTGTGCTCGGCTCGGCACCCGCCGGGCCCTCGcgccctgggcccagcccccgGCCTGCAG ggaaggaggctgGAGGAGGTGCGGCTCAAGCTGGTCCTGGCCTGGGCGAAGCTGAGTGTGCCCGTCAGTGAGGGCGTGGTGGAGGTGAAGCACGAGGGGCGCTGGAGGCAGGTGTGCGACGCCGGCTGGACCAGGAACAACAGCCGCGTGGTgtgtgggatgctgggcttcccccaggaGAAGCGGCTCAACACCGGCTTCTACAG GAAGCTCTGGAACCTGAAGTTGAAGGATCCCAAGTCCAG CCTGAGGAGCCTGAGCCAGAAGAACGCGTTCTGGATCCACCGGGTCAGCTGCCTGGGCACGGAGCCCCACCTGTCCCACTGCCCAGTGCAGGTGTCCCCTGCCGCCCGGCGCCGGCCCGCCTGCGCCCACGGCATGCACGCCGTCGCCAGCTGCGTCCCGGGCCCCGAGTTCCAGAAAGCCAAGGCCAAGCCGTTCCGCAAGGGCCTGCGGGCAGAG GGGCCCCAGGTGCGTCTCCGGGCTGGCGCCCAGGTGGGCGAGGGCCGGGTGGAGGTGCTGCGGCATGGCCAGTGGGGCACCGTGTGCGACGAGAAGTGGGACCTGCTCGCCGCCAGCGTGGTGTGTCGGCAGCTGGGCTACGGGACGGCCAGGCAGGCCCTGGCgggggcccagctgggccagG GCCTGGGTCCCATCCACATGACCAAGGTTCAGTGCACGGGCTACGAGCGCTCGCTCCACGAATGCAGCTTCCAGGATGCGGCGCAGAGCGGCTGCCGGCATGAGGCCGACGCTGCCGTCCGGTGCAACGTGCCCCACATGGACTATCAGAGCCAG gtgCGCCTGGCGGGGGGCCGCAGCCCCGAGGAGGGTGTGGTGGAAGTGCTGGTGCCGGTGGGGGGCGCCCTGAAGTGGGGCGCCGTGTGCGGCGAACGGTGGGGGCTGAACGAGGCCATGGTGGTCTGtaggcagctggggctgggcttcGCCAGCCACGCCCTCCAG aCCTGGTACTGGCAGGGCAGCCCGGAGGCGGGCGAGGTGGTGATGAGCGGCGTGCACTGCACAGGCACCGAGCTCAGCATCCAGCAATGCCAGCGCCACGGCCCCGTGCACTGCCCAGCCGGCGGCGGGCGCTTCTCTGCCGGGGTCAGCTGCACCGACA CCGCCCCGGACCTGGTGCTGGACGCGCAGCTGGTGCAGGAGACGGGCTACCTGGAGGAGCGGCCGCTCGCCATGCTGTACTGTGCCCACGAGGAGCGCTGCCTCTCGCGCTCGGCCGACCACGCCAACTGGCCCGACGGGCACCGGCGCCTGCTGCGCTTCTCCTCCCGGATCCACAACCTGGGCCGAGCCGACTTCCGGCCCCAGTCCGGCCGCCACGCCTGGGTCTGGCACCAGTGCCACAG GCACTACCACAGCATCGAGGTCTTCACCCACTACGACCTGCTGACGCTCAACGGCTCCAGGGTGGCCGAGGGGCACAAGGCCAGCTTCTGCCTCGAGGacaccaactgccccccag ggctgcagcggcgCTTTGCATGTGCCAACTTTGGGGAGCAGGGCGTGAGTGCGGGGTGCTGGGACACCTACCGGCACGACATCGACTGCCAGTGGGTCGACATCAGCGACGTGGGGCCCGGCAGCTACGTCCTGCAG gtgGTCGTGAACCCCAAGCACGAGGTGGCAGAGTCCGATTTCTCCAACAACGTCATGAGGTGCCAGTGCAAGTACGACGGGCACCGCGTCTGGCTGCACGGCTGCCGCACAG gtgACCAGTACGGCGCCGACGCAGTGCgagagctggagcagcagcagcgcctggCCACTAACCTCATCTGA